TTCAGAAGAAGCCTACAGCTTTGCTTTTGAACAAAGTAAGATTGGAACCGGCTCTGCATTATCTGTAATTTACATATTAAATGTGCTTCTTGTTCTTGGAGTTGTATTGTTGGTGTTAAGAAAGGTGGTAAAGAAATATGAAAAATAAGACTGAGAATGCCTCCTTCGGGCTTAAGGTATATCTGTTTCGCAAGAAATCAAAGAATATAATACAGTCCGTCTTCCTTTTCTGTATTATTGTAGGTTTATGCTTTACGATTCTCTATCCTATCATTCAGCTGATTCCTTCCATATTTTCTAACATTGAAGATCTGGGTAATCCGAATGTTATTTGGCTGCCCATGGAGTTCTCTATGACCAGCTTTAAGGCTGCCATTCGTTTTAGTATGCCGGAAGGTTTTATGACCATTGTAAAATCTGTTCTATATGCAGGTTTAATAATGGGTATACAGGTGTTTGTTTCAGCTATGGCAGGTTATTCTCTGGCAAGAGTGAAGTTTTTCGGACACAAATTCGTTTTCTTTTTGGTTATCCTAGTATTTTTGGTTCCCAGACAATCACTGCTGCTGGCACAGTATATCTACTATTCACATTTTAACGCGTTTGGTTTGCTGAAGTTCTTTACAGAGTCAGGGGAAATCAATTTAATCAATCAACCGGCAACACTGTTTATGATTGCAATATTGGGTTTTGGTGTTCAGCAAAGTTTATTTGTTTTT
The nucleotide sequence above comes from Anaerocolumna cellulosilytica. Encoded proteins:
- a CDS encoding carbohydrate ABC transporter permease — encoded protein: MKNKTENASFGLKVYLFRKKSKNIIQSVFLFCIIVGLCFTILYPIIQLIPSIFSNIEDLGNPNVIWLPMEFSMTSFKAAIRFSMPEGFMTIVKSVLYAGLIMGIQVFVSAMAGYSLARVKFFGHKFVFFLVILVFLVPRQSLLLAQYIYYSHFNAFGLLKFFTESGEINLINQPATLFMIAILGFGVQQSLFVFIFSQFFKNIPNELEEASLIDGCGFHKTYFKIMIPNALPAISTVAVLSFVWNYGDTYFTSYFNKDGPYFSSSLARVFSPANKQFVLGAVKVWFDVPLATDFAFDAIKQAAVLIFLIPLLLVYFGAQKWLVENLENSGLVG